A stretch of the Haloarcula ordinaria genome encodes the following:
- a CDS encoding HalOD1 output domain-containing protein, protein MQYSKESARCTCTPVVGTRFGGDTGRGPAQAIIEGVAAAEDIAPTELTPLYDDVDLEAVAQLFSTAGPSAARPMLLECSVLGWKVYVRGDGALRVCDPERPTDPAPVFEKAICD, encoded by the coding sequence ATGCAATATTCGAAAGAGTCGGCTCGGTGTACTTGTACACCCGTCGTCGGCACTCGGTTCGGCGGCGACACCGGTCGCGGCCCGGCGCAGGCGATTATCGAGGGGGTGGCTGCTGCCGAAGACATCGCCCCTACAGAACTGACCCCGCTGTACGACGACGTCGACCTGGAGGCGGTGGCGCAGCTGTTCTCGACGGCGGGCCCCTCGGCGGCGCGTCCCATGCTGCTGGAGTGCTCCGTGCTGGGATGGAAAGTGTACGTCCGCGGTGACGGCGCGCTTCGGGTGTGTGACCCCGAGCGGCCCACCGACCCGGCGCCGGTGTTCGAGAAGGCGATCTGCGATTGA